The following are from one region of the Ischnura elegans chromosome 12, ioIscEleg1.1, whole genome shotgun sequence genome:
- the LOC124168894 gene encoding uncharacterized protein LOC124168894 — protein sequence MGELLTHGCFLGRKQIFLEENTNILFFPEEEVSALTPLPHVEGEKADTAQECQVTDKFDWPEPAVLALITAYEAKSDELNSVKKRPKFWENLSAQMSDLGHKVTASQARNKFNNLLARYKKCVDNMGPHASGRAPMRFKYFDQFQEIFGHRNNVCSSYVGGSSLMANPIRSAKATNVPLTSLEPRLPSSHIAVEPGTSALTKEMLSTNAEGGERARTNVVDVMKKKPPHGSGTKAARTRSQLEQQWLHHLKRCEEKDDRQKVINEQLMMIQRERMELKKKKLEIWEAMVEEKRLNEQRKEDERRDRHRERMQVEREKIRLLQNLLTKKGSLNSND from the exons ATGGGGGAATTATTGACCCACGGATGCTTCCTTGGaaggaaacaaattttcctcGAAGAAAATACTAACATCTTATTCTTTCCTGAAGAAGAAGTGAGTGCACTCACTCCACTTCCACATGTGGAAGGGGAAAAGGCAGACACGGCACAGGAATGTCAAGTTACAGATA AATTTGATTGGCCAGAGCCTGCCGTATTGGCATTAATTACTGCATATGAAGCAAAATCAGATGAGCTTAATTCTGTTAAGAAAAGGCCTAAATTTTGGGAAAATCTGTCTGCGCAGATGAGTGACCTTGGCCACAAG gtaACTGCATCACAGGCGAgaaacaaattcaataatttacttgCCCGATATAAAAAATGTGTTGACAATATGGGACCTCATGCCTCTGGAAGAGCACCCATGAGGTTTAAGTATTTTGACCAATTTCAGGAGATATTTGGCCATAGGAATAATGTATGCTCCTCATATGTGGGAGGGTCATCTCTGATGGCCAATCCCATCCGCTCTGCTAAGGCCACAAATGTTCCTCTCACATCATTGGAGCCTAGGCTCCCCTCATCTCACATTGCTGTTGAGCCTGGAACTTCCGCATTAACTAAGGAAATGCTTTCCACTAATGCAGAGGGAGGTGAAAGAGCCAGGACGAATGTTGTGGATGTGATGAAAAAGAAACCTCCCCATGGCAGTGGGACTAAAGCAGCAAGAACAAGGTCTCAGCTGGAACAGCAGTGGCTGCATCATTTGAAGAGATGCGAGGAGAAGGATGACAGGCAGAAGGTCATCAATGAACAATTGATGATGATACAAAGAGAGAGGATGgaactgaaaaagaaaaaattagaaatttgggAGGCCATGGTCGAGGAGAAAAGGTTAAATGAGCAAAGAAAGGAAGATGAGAGGAGGGATAGGCACAGGGAAAGGATGCAGGTagagagggaaaaaattaggcTCCTGCAGAACCTTCTCACAAAAAAGGGGAGCCTTAACAGCAATGATTAA